Proteins from a genomic interval of Rubinisphaera italica:
- a CDS encoding PQQ-binding-like beta-propeller repeat protein yields the protein MQRLTFLLVLSLHSIAHAEEWPQWMGPNRDNVWKANGIVSEFNEDGPRILWKAEIGGGYSGPAVADGRVYVTDYVTSDDVKVANFDRKQFSGTERVLCLDEKSGKQIWKHEYPVKYSISYPAGPRCTPNLYKGHVYTLGAEGNLFCFEAKTGNVIWSKNLPEDYNTKTPLWGYAAHPLIDGNKLITLAGGKGSHCIALDLKTGEEIWRTLTSREQGYSPPTIINAGGTRQLVLAHPEGISSVNPETGKEYWTEPYEASNGSIIMSPIHHKNLLYVGGYSNKNILIELDPKKAEAKTVWRDQPRMAISPVNVQPFLIDETIIGLDQNGQMYGIDLPTGERLWETSEPLHSERPLGSGTALIVKHGDRFFLFNEHGELIIAKISREGYEEIDSMKVIEPTNVAFGRDVVWSAPAYANKSAFIRNDNQCIRVDLSAE from the coding sequence ATGCAGCGTCTTACCTTTCTTCTTGTGCTTTCTCTCCATTCAATTGCACACGCAGAGGAATGGCCACAATGGATGGGACCGAACCGTGACAACGTCTGGAAAGCAAACGGCATTGTTTCTGAATTCAACGAGGATGGGCCACGAATTCTCTGGAAAGCAGAAATTGGCGGAGGGTATTCTGGCCCGGCAGTTGCAGATGGTCGCGTCTATGTAACCGACTATGTCACCAGCGATGATGTTAAAGTTGCCAACTTTGATCGCAAGCAGTTTTCAGGAACTGAACGCGTTTTGTGTCTGGACGAGAAATCAGGCAAACAAATCTGGAAGCATGAGTATCCCGTTAAATACTCAATTTCCTACCCTGCTGGGCCACGCTGCACCCCAAATCTTTATAAAGGTCATGTTTACACTCTGGGAGCAGAAGGAAATCTATTTTGCTTCGAAGCCAAAACCGGCAACGTGATCTGGTCGAAGAATCTTCCAGAAGATTACAACACGAAAACTCCTCTCTGGGGCTATGCCGCTCATCCGCTCATCGATGGGAACAAGCTGATCACATTGGCTGGTGGAAAGGGAAGTCATTGTATCGCACTTGACCTGAAAACCGGCGAAGAGATTTGGCGAACATTAACTTCCCGCGAGCAGGGTTATTCTCCCCCTACCATTATCAATGCAGGTGGGACACGCCAGCTTGTTCTCGCTCATCCTGAAGGAATTTCCTCGGTGAATCCAGAGACAGGAAAGGAATACTGGACAGAACCTTATGAAGCCAGCAATGGTTCAATCATCATGTCTCCAATACACCACAAAAATCTGCTCTACGTAGGTGGGTACAGCAATAAGAATATTTTGATCGAACTCGATCCCAAAAAAGCGGAAGCCAAAACGGTATGGCGAGATCAGCCACGTATGGCAATCTCTCCAGTGAATGTACAACCTTTTCTGATCGATGAAACGATAATTGGTTTGGATCAGAACGGCCAAATGTATGGCATCGATTTACCGACGGGCGAACGCCTCTGGGAGACTTCCGAGCCGCTCCATTCAGAACGACCACTTGGTTCCGGCACGGCTCTCATTGTGAAACATGGAGATCGCTTTTTTCTCTTCAACGAGCATGGAGAGCTGATCATCGCGAAAATTTCACGCGAGGGTTATGAAGAAATCGATTCCATGAAAGTCATCGAGCCGACCAATGTCGCCTTTGGTCGAGATGTCGTCTGGAGTGCCCCTGCCTATGCGAATAAAAGCGCATTCATCCGCAACGATAATCAATGCATTCGAGTTGATCTCTCTGCGGAATGA